The following are from one region of the Dreissena polymorpha isolate Duluth1 chromosome 2, UMN_Dpol_1.0, whole genome shotgun sequence genome:
- the LOC127866025 gene encoding centrosomal protein 20-like isoform X2 — MSSTQELKEVIKDTLENRGVLGQIKARIRAEVFNSLDDKTESKPPLSNENMIINELIREYLDFNKYKYTASVLVAESGQPKQPLDRGFLAEELNVEEDRNSSQVPLLYSLIGQFMDRNRGKSTRSAMMNRGQSSRLLDDLEQEMATGNINHITEPLVIRGGRK; from the exons ATGTCTTCAACGCAAGAATTGAAAGAAG TGATTAAAGACACGCTGGAAAACAGGGGTGTACTTGGTCAGATCAAGGCTCGGATACGTGCAGAAGTCTTCAATTCATTGGATGACAAAACGGAGTCCAAACCTCCCTTGAGCAATGAAAACATGATCATCAATGAGTTAATTAGAGAGTATCTTgactttaataaatataaatacacagcGTCTGTCCTAGTTGCAG AGTCTGGCCAGCCAAAACAACCACTTGACAGAGGATTCCTAGCTGAAGAACTGAATGTTGAAGAAGACAGAAATAGCTCACAAGT acCATTGCTGTACAGTTTAATAGGCCAGTTTATGGACAGAAACAGAGGTAAAAGCACACGGTCAGCCATGATGAACAGAGGCCAAAGTTCAAGACTACTTGATGATTTGGAACAAGAAATGG cCACAGGAAATATTAACCACATAACAGAACCATTAGTTATACGAG
- the LOC127866008 gene encoding multiple inositol polyphosphate phosphatase 1-like isoform X4, whose translation MRYFILCVAVCVHVGQSDVPNVSRWDVFSTKTLYRWAHDTTVPNPNSNYVINYNNGTCRAAHVNMVIRHGARFPTKGSIEDVHELVEKLKRNKRFDLYPEIDSWVSPYHADLESMLNSEGVLEQSALGQRTYTRYQRLFDSNGDSASFVSTNKQRTKASANSFYNGAYNTSGECLIRETECVNPLKKPLPSLIIDDHRLRYYDSCESFESETLNNKTNMAEFSNYETTADFINVIQSIKSNLGINESVGLNADDVYTLYDLCAYDQYTLNPNMPPVWCRLLSDAQREVLEYGQDIETWYENMYSQPINSVVACPLVRSMFEHLEASMNDLWNYYQTIRDDRYKAAVFQFAHSETVATLMAALGLYKDTRPLLATNRAAMTNRLFKTSTLLPYSSNLAFVLYACDVNRNDVNSTRVFLLQLFVNERVVRIPGCSTDACPFEVVRQRYAGLINNCNIKDICDDDENDTSGASTIFINLTGGAFVFFLGSIIIIL comes from the exons ATGAgatattttattttgtgtgttgCTGTCTGTGTGCATGTGGGTCAATCGGATGTACCCAATGTCTCCAGATGGGACGTGTTTTCCACGAAGACACTGTACCGTTGGGCGCACGATACCACCGTGCCGAACCCGAACAGCAACTACGTCATCAACTACAACAACGGCACGTGCCGCGCGGCACACGTGAACATGGTCATCAGGCACGGAGCGAGATTCCCGACCAAGGGAAGTATTGAGGATGTGCACGAGCTTGTAGAGAAGTTGAAGAGGAACAAGCGATTCGATCTTTATCCTGAAATAGATTCCTGGGTATCCCCATACCATGCCGACTTGGAAAGCATGCTTAACAGTGAAGGGGTACTGGAGCAGTCAGCTCTAGGCCAGAGGACTTACACACGATATCAGAGGCTGTTTGATTCGAACGGCGATAGCGCATCCTTTGTCTCTACAAACAAACAACGGACAAAGGCAAGCGCCAATTCGTTTTACAATGGCGCCTACAACACTTCCGGCGAATGTCTGATCAGGGAGACGGAATGTGTTAATCCGCTGAAGAAACCGCTGCCGAGTTTGATCATCGACGACCACCGCTTAAGATACTATGACTCGTGTGAAAGTTTTGAATCTGAGACATTGAACAACAAAACCAACATGGCCGAGTTTTCGAATTATGAGACTACCGCGGATTTTATAAATGTTATCCAGTCTATAAAAAGTAACCTAGGTATAAACGAAAGTGTCGGGCTCAACGCAG ATGATGTGTACACGCTGTACGACCTGTGTGCCTATGACCAGTACACCCTGAACCCCAACATGCCGCCAGTGTGGTGTCGTCTGCTCAGTGACGCACAGAGGGAGGTGCTAGAGTACGGACAGGACATCGAG ACATGGTATGAGAATATGTACTCTCAGCCCATCAACAGCGTGGTGGCCTGTCCGCTTGTACGGTCCATGTTCGAGCACTTGGAGGCCAGCATGAACGACTTGTGGAACTATTATCAGACAATACGCGACGACAG GTACAAGGCGGCCGTGTTCCAGTTCGCCCACTCGGAGACTGTGGCGACTCTTATGGCAGCGCTAGGCCTGTACAAGGACACCCGACCCCTCCTGGCCACCAACCGCGCCGCCATGACCAACCGCCTCTTCAAAACCAGCACGCTGCTTCCCTACTCGTCAAATCTCGCGTTTGTCCTGTACGCGTGCGACGTGAACCGCAATGACGTCAACAGTACACGTGTCTTTCTTCTGCAGCTGTTCGTGAACGAGCGGGTAGTTCGTATCCCCGGATGTAGCACGGATGCTTGCCCCTTTGAGGTAGTCCGCCAACGCTACGCCGGACTTATCAATAATTGCAACATTAAAGATATTTGCGATGACGACGAAAATGACACCAGTGGCGCCAGTACCATTTTTATTAATCTGACTGGCGGAGCTTTCGTTTTCTTTTTAGGTTCAATTATAATAATCCTATAA
- the LOC127866025 gene encoding centrosomal protein 20-like isoform X1, with protein sequence MSSTQELKEVIKDTLENRGVLGQIKARIRAEVFNSLDDKTESKPPLSNENMIINELIREYLDFNKYKYTASVLVAESGQPKQPLDRGFLAEELNVEEDRNSSQVPLLYSLIGQFMDRNRGKSTRSAMMNRGQSSRLLDDLEQEMATGNINHITEPLVIRGGRK encoded by the exons ATGTCTTCAACGCAAGAATTGAAAGAAG TGATTAAAGACACGCTGGAAAACAGGGGTGTACTTGGTCAGATCAAGGCTCGGATACGTGCAGAAGTCTTCAATTCATTGGATGACAAAACGGAGTCCAAACCTCCCTTGAGCAATGAAAACATGATCATCAATGAGTTAATTAGAGAGTATCTTgactttaataaatataaatacacagcGTCTGTCCTAGTTGCAG AGTCTGGCCAGCCAAAACAACCACTTGACAGAGGATTCCTAGCTGAAGAACTGAATGTTGAAGAAGACAGAAATAGCTCACAAGT acCATTGCTGTACAGTTTAATAGGCCAGTTTATGGACAGAAACAGAGGTAAAAGCACACGGTCAGCCATGATGAACAGAGGCCAAAGTTCAAGACTACTTGATGATTTGGAACAAGAAATGG cCACAGGAAATATTAACCACATAACAGAACCATTAGTTATACGAGGTGGAAGAAAATGA